A genomic segment from uncultured Marinifilum sp. encodes:
- a CDS encoding YaiO family outer membrane beta-barrel protein — protein sequence MIRLLRLFIVAIFILLQLIPAFAQQNVESGKMNLTQEFKRAQKMAFEGNREEARLICAVILKENPKYYDARILRGRTLAWDKKYEESRKELLIVLEDDFDNRDAVLALIDLEKWSGDLSKALFYCDYGQSFYPREEKFLIQKIKLQQQSGLEDKSLQTINDLLEINPGSEEGNELFKKYTSAFSKYTVSLKHDFEHFSEPYVRRWHITSLQLSKRNSWGSLIGRVNFGDLVSDGEGLWSKDVAKQFEVDAYPRTTATAYMYLSYGYSPDNLFPQHRAGAEWYQKLPNKFEASAGLRFMRFNGSSGAKNVFIYTGSLGKYYRNYWFSLRGYFTPKNSDVSRSFIFTTRRYLRDAKQYVGIELGTGTSPDEARGNVSDFSTYKYDSWKVKLSYQDQLLDKRLTYLLRAGFEKEEYQVNEKRNILSFSIKLSYNL from the coding sequence ATGATAAGACTTTTACGCCTCTTTATAGTCGCGATTTTTATTTTACTGCAGCTAATTCCTGCTTTTGCTCAGCAGAATGTGGAAAGTGGTAAAATGAATCTGACTCAGGAATTTAAGCGTGCACAAAAAATGGCCTTTGAAGGAAATCGGGAAGAGGCCAGACTAATTTGTGCTGTTATCTTAAAGGAAAATCCTAAATATTACGATGCCAGAATATTAAGGGGACGAACTTTGGCCTGGGATAAAAAGTATGAAGAATCGAGAAAAGAATTGTTAATAGTTTTGGAGGATGATTTTGATAACAGAGATGCTGTTTTGGCATTAATCGATCTGGAAAAATGGTCTGGTGACTTATCAAAAGCATTGTTCTACTGTGATTACGGACAGTCTTTTTATCCTCGGGAAGAGAAGTTTTTAATTCAGAAAATTAAGCTACAACAGCAATCGGGTTTGGAGGATAAGTCCTTACAGACAATTAATGATTTGTTGGAAATAAATCCGGGAAGTGAAGAGGGAAATGAGCTGTTTAAAAAATATACTTCGGCTTTTAGCAAATACACAGTAAGTTTAAAACACGATTTTGAGCATTTTTCGGAACCTTATGTTCGCCGATGGCATATTACTTCCCTGCAGTTAAGTAAGCGAAATTCATGGGGAAGTTTAATAGGGAGAGTCAATTTTGGAGATTTAGTTTCCGACGGAGAAGGTCTATGGTCTAAAGATGTAGCGAAGCAATTCGAAGTAGATGCTTATCCCAGAACCACAGCAACAGCTTATATGTATCTGAGTTATGGGTATTCTCCCGATAATTTATTTCCGCAACACAGGGCAGGAGCTGAATGGTATCAGAAATTGCCAAATAAGTTTGAGGCCTCGGCCGGATTGCGATTCATGAGATTTAACGGAAGCAGCGGTGCTAAAAATGTGTTTATATATACCGGTTCGCTAGGGAAATACTACAGAAATTACTGGTTTTCGCTTAGGGGATATTTTACACCTAAAAATAGCGATGTATCCAGATCTTTTATTTTTACCACTCGCAGGTATTTAAGAGATGCCAAACAGTATGTTGGAATAGAATTGGGCACAGGAACTTCTCCCGACGAGGCAAGAGGTAATGTTTCTGATTTTAGCACCTATAAATACGATAGCTGGAAAGTAAAACTTTCTTATCAGGATCAGTTACTCGATAAACGTCTTACCTATTTGTTACGAGCAGGTTTCGAAAAAGAAGAATATCAGGTTAACGAGAAGAGAAATATATTAAGTTTTTCGATTAAATTATCTTATAATTTGTAA
- a CDS encoding CotH kinase family protein: MRIFLLLSFLIIFQHAFSQIDTKQEIIPPGNEIFNADTVHEIRINFLQCSVWDSLVHIKKERDSLQIKRHLQGNVELNGKMYYSCGLRFKGESSYDFYPGLKKSFKINFGKFIKKQRWNGIKTINLNNAFKDPTFMREKLFLDFMRSEGLKVPRCTYANVYLNGKLLGLYLLVEEINKGFLERNFGNKKGSFFKGEPKAYLKYEGDSIDTYRRSYQNKKDSSEGYQDLIEFIRTIDNKGDLSSIFNVEDCLKIFAITSLFVNVDAYNIMFRHNYYLYKNMLNDKFEWIPYDANYAFCAFSRELNLKQAENLSIFYKMDNNEAPLMDLLFGNKKYRDFYTEYLKGLTAKNRVENYVESKVDSLSLKIRKYIYYDTNKMYTNADFEVNLNKVIGDVNDPGAFIPGLKPFIHKRIKAVKKELKLKKEQRD, encoded by the coding sequence ATGCGAATATTTCTACTCCTATCGTTTTTAATTATTTTTCAGCATGCTTTTTCTCAAATAGATACCAAGCAGGAAATTATCCCACCCGGAAACGAAATATTCAATGCGGATACAGTGCATGAGATTAGAATTAATTTTCTACAATGTTCGGTGTGGGATTCTTTGGTTCACATAAAGAAGGAACGAGATTCTCTTCAAATAAAGAGGCATTTACAAGGAAATGTAGAGCTTAATGGGAAAATGTATTATTCCTGTGGACTAAGGTTTAAAGGGGAATCTTCTTATGACTTCTATCCGGGATTAAAAAAATCATTTAAAATTAATTTTGGAAAATTCATAAAAAAGCAGCGCTGGAATGGAATAAAAACCATTAATCTGAACAATGCTTTTAAGGATCCAACTTTTATGAGAGAGAAACTGTTTCTCGATTTTATGAGATCCGAAGGGCTTAAAGTTCCTAGATGTACTTATGCCAATGTTTATTTAAATGGTAAGCTATTGGGCTTATATCTTCTGGTTGAAGAGATAAATAAAGGTTTTTTAGAGAGAAATTTTGGAAATAAAAAAGGTAGCTTTTTTAAGGGAGAGCCCAAAGCTTATTTAAAATATGAAGGAGATAGCATAGATACTTATAGACGAAGTTATCAAAATAAGAAAGATTCTTCCGAAGGATATCAGGATTTAATTGAGTTTATACGAACAATTGATAACAAAGGAGATCTATCAAGTATTTTTAATGTGGAAGATTGTCTTAAAATTTTCGCCATAACTTCTTTGTTTGTAAATGTTGATGCCTATAATATAATGTTCCGGCACAATTATTATCTCTATAAAAACATGTTAAACGATAAGTTTGAGTGGATTCCTTATGATGCCAACTATGCATTTTGTGCTTTTAGTAGAGAATTAAATCTTAAGCAAGCCGAAAATCTTAGCATTTTTTATAAAATGGATAATAATGAAGCTCCTTTAATGGATTTATTGTTTGGAAATAAAAAGTATAGGGACTTTTACACAGAGTATCTTAAAGGGCTTACTGCTAAAAATAGAGTGGAAAATTATGTTGAAAGTAAAGTAGACAGCCTTTCATTAAAAATTCGTAAATATATTTATTATGATACTAATAAAATGTATACCAATGCCGATTTTGAAGTTAATTTAAACAAAGTAATTGGCGATGTAAATGATCCTGGAGCTTTTATTCCCGGTTTAAAACCTTTTATTCATAAAAGGATTAAGGCAGTTAAAAAAGAATTGAAACTTAAAAAAGAACAGAGAGACTGA
- a CDS encoding glycosyltransferase: protein MNYDELIRFISYFLDKIFISYAFLLIFSYTTLSIISAIALNHYLKKNSFVDYSVILDSPLAPSVSVLVPAFNEARTIVDNVESIYTIHYNNFDVIVINDGSTDTTFEELKEAFKLEKVNFAINMEIKTAEIRGVYKSKIGTYSSLIVVDKENGGKADALNAGINIADKDLFMAIDADSILEPDAVLKLVKPFLERTDRRVIAAGGVVRIVNSCIVENGRILEVRVPDNLLARMQVLEYTRSFLMGRMAWAKLDGLIIISGAMGMFDRNVVVQSGGYAHSIGEDMELVVRIRRYMSEQREKYKIEYIPDPLCWTEAPVDLSTFGRQRSRWTRGTIETLTDHSKIFLSSRYGSMGMLGYPFWFLFEWLAPIIELIGIIYAIILYVTGNLSLHFILITFLFVYTFALFFSTCAILYEELTFHRYERKIDVFRLWIAAVLEPFLLHPVSLFFSIKGNIQYAMGNRKWGRMERKGFRHKGKLEKKSELAKE, encoded by the coding sequence ATGAATTACGATGAGTTAATTAGGTTTATTAGTTATTTTTTGGATAAGATATTTATTTCTTATGCATTTTTATTGATATTTAGTTATACAACATTAAGTATAATATCGGCTATTGCTTTAAATCATTATTTAAAGAAAAATAGTTTTGTAGATTATAGTGTAATTCTCGATTCACCACTTGCCCCTTCGGTTTCGGTTCTTGTACCAGCTTTTAACGAGGCAAGAACAATTGTAGATAATGTAGAGTCGATTTATACAATTCATTACAATAATTTTGATGTTATTGTAATTAACGATGGAAGTACCGATACGACTTTTGAAGAGTTAAAGGAGGCTTTTAAGCTCGAAAAAGTGAATTTTGCCATTAATATGGAGATTAAAACTGCCGAAATAAGAGGTGTTTATAAATCTAAAATTGGTACATACTCCAGTTTAATTGTTGTTGATAAAGAAAATGGAGGAAAAGCAGATGCATTAAATGCAGGTATTAATATTGCCGATAAGGATTTGTTTATGGCCATAGATGCCGACTCGATTTTGGAGCCCGATGCGGTATTAAAATTGGTTAAACCTTTTTTAGAACGTACCGACAGAAGAGTAATTGCTGCTGGAGGAGTGGTTCGAATTGTGAACTCTTGTATTGTTGAGAATGGAAGGATACTTGAAGTTAGAGTGCCCGATAACTTACTGGCAAGAATGCAGGTTCTTGAATACACCCGATCGTTTTTAATGGGTCGTATGGCCTGGGCGAAACTCGATGGTCTTATTATTATTTCGGGTGCAATGGGGATGTTCGATCGTAATGTGGTGGTTCAAAGTGGTGGATATGCACACTCTATTGGGGAGGATATGGAGCTGGTGGTTAGAATTCGCCGTTACATGTCCGAACAAAGAGAAAAATATAAGATCGAGTATATTCCCGATCCTTTGTGTTGGACCGAGGCACCGGTCGATTTATCTACTTTTGGACGCCAGCGAAGTAGATGGACAAGAGGTACTATTGAAACTCTTACCGATCACTCAAAAATATTTCTCTCATCGCGTTATGGCTCAATGGGTATGTTAGGATATCCTTTCTGGTTTTTATTTGAATGGTTAGCTCCTATAATCGAGTTAATTGGTATTATATATGCCATAATTCTATATGTAACAGGTAATTTAAGTTTGCATTTTATTTTAATTACTTTTCTTTTTGTTTACACTTTCGCATTGTTTTTTTCAACCTGTGCTATTCTTTACGAAGAGCTTACTTTTCACAGATACGAGAGAAAAATTGATGTTTTCAGACTGTGGATTGCTGCGGTTTTAGAACCGTTTTTATTGCACCCTGTTTCTTTGTTCTTTTCAATTAAAGGAAATATTCAATATGCAATGGGTAACAGAAAGTGGGGACGAATGGAGAGAAAAGGATTTAGGCATAAAGGTAAACTAGAAAAGAAATCTGAACTAGCCAAAGAGTAA
- a CDS encoding ABC transporter substrate-binding protein: protein MNKFQKHTYSFLPFTLIFFISLFICTTSNAEQTENKPKKEKIKLQLKYKHQFQFAGYYAAIHKGFYANEGLEVELIEGSTKNIVNKVIEGKADYGISSTDVLIEYVNNKPIVLLASIFQSSPSIFLCLKNSNINSAHDLVNKRIMLLNDFRDPELLAIFYKEGINPDNFTRLSTTYNVNDLINKKTDVLNAYSTNEPYFLNELNIPYTIIYPQTYGIDFYGDGIFTTKKEIRNNPERVDAFLRASKKGWKYALNNTNEIIDIIINTYKVNKSRKHLEFEATEIKKLIMNDYVEIGHINSGRLSNIAKTCAQMGMIPPNYNLDEFIYNRKKTKAPSWLKWAILITIVIGSIITFYTLHLFFFTRQLKIEVEKQTLNLSLKNKELEKEIRKKKRTEKALKKSEKRFREMIENLPSGAILVEGNKILTNKKAFEITEYSNEEIPDIKSWFSKLYKETKYIDIYEKWKKNNFKTPSVTCITTKSGKKIHVEFHAYRFENKEIWLMNDISQRVATEQALISSEYKLRTYINESPNGLVIFNKNTKITFSNPAFSKLLKIDNQSKSSHYISDFFSPKQVKKNKDLLSKLLHKGKAQAEVIIQSLKGHEIYAYISAVKINDNEFLGFVIDISLIKKVENKLKIALEKAEESDRLKSAFLANMSHEIRTPMNGILGFSQLLSKDNLSKEKKDNYLDILDQNGKQLLEIINNIIEISYLEVKQLKTFIAPFSISKLFTDLEIFFDHEKLKYNKAHIKISFINKVPKQFDEINSDLGKIKQVLINLINNAFKFTTEGFIEIKVDLNNSLLEFSVEDSGIGIPKEKQDIIFQRFRQIENAHTRQFGGAGLGLPISKGIIELLNGEMYLKSEEQSGSKFIFIIPHSADQSKNIPIKK from the coding sequence ATGAATAAATTTCAAAAACACACCTATTCATTCCTTCCATTTACACTTATATTTTTCATTTCCCTATTTATTTGCACTACAAGCAATGCCGAACAAACTGAAAACAAGCCGAAGAAAGAAAAAATAAAATTACAATTAAAATACAAACACCAATTTCAATTTGCAGGTTATTACGCAGCAATTCACAAAGGCTTTTATGCCAACGAGGGGCTTGAGGTTGAACTAATAGAAGGAAGCACAAAAAATATTGTAAATAAAGTTATAGAAGGAAAAGCAGATTATGGAATAAGCTCAACAGATGTTTTAATTGAATATGTCAACAACAAACCAATAGTACTTTTAGCCTCCATATTTCAAAGTTCACCCTCTATATTTTTATGTCTGAAAAATTCAAATATTAATTCTGCTCACGATCTTGTAAACAAACGTATTATGTTACTTAACGATTTCAGAGATCCTGAATTACTAGCTATTTTTTATAAAGAAGGTATTAATCCCGACAATTTTACCCGACTTAGCACCACTTACAATGTAAATGATCTTATCAATAAAAAAACAGATGTTTTAAACGCCTATTCGACAAATGAGCCGTATTTTTTAAATGAGTTAAACATTCCCTATACCATAATTTACCCACAAACTTATGGAATAGACTTTTACGGAGATGGAATTTTTACCACAAAAAAAGAGATTAGAAATAATCCTGAAAGAGTAGATGCCTTTTTAAGAGCCAGCAAAAAAGGATGGAAATATGCACTAAATAATACCAACGAAATTATTGATATTATAATAAACACCTACAAGGTGAATAAAAGTAGAAAACATCTTGAATTCGAAGCTACAGAGATAAAAAAACTAATAATGAACGATTATGTGGAAATAGGACATATTAATTCGGGCAGACTTAGTAATATCGCAAAAACATGTGCACAAATGGGAATGATACCTCCCAATTATAATTTAGATGAATTTATTTACAATAGAAAAAAAACAAAAGCACCATCCTGGTTAAAATGGGCAATTCTTATCACAATAGTAATTGGCAGCATAATAACTTTTTACACTTTACATTTATTTTTCTTTACAAGGCAACTTAAAATCGAAGTAGAAAAACAAACCCTAAATTTAAGTTTAAAAAATAAAGAACTGGAAAAAGAAATAAGGAAAAAGAAACGCACCGAAAAAGCCCTGAAAAAATCTGAAAAACGATTTAGAGAAATGATAGAGAACCTTCCATCGGGAGCTATTTTAGTAGAGGGAAATAAAATACTTACAAACAAAAAGGCCTTTGAAATAACCGAATATTCCAATGAAGAAATTCCAGATATAAAAAGCTGGTTTTCTAAGCTATATAAAGAAACCAAATATATTGACATTTACGAAAAGTGGAAAAAAAATAATTTTAAAACACCATCTGTTACTTGTATAACAACAAAAAGTGGAAAAAAAATACATGTTGAATTTCATGCTTACAGATTTGAAAATAAAGAAATATGGTTAATGAACGATATCAGCCAGAGAGTTGCTACCGAACAAGCACTTATTTCCAGCGAATATAAACTCAGAACCTATATTAATGAATCGCCAAATGGTTTGGTTATTTTTAACAAAAACACAAAAATTACATTTTCGAATCCAGCATTTTCAAAACTTTTAAAAATTGATAATCAATCCAAATCATCACATTATATTTCCGACTTTTTTTCACCAAAACAAGTTAAAAAAAACAAGGACTTACTTTCTAAACTTTTACATAAAGGAAAAGCGCAAGCAGAAGTAATAATACAATCGCTTAAGGGGCATGAGATATATGCATATATCAGTGCAGTTAAAATTAATGATAATGAGTTTCTGGGTTTTGTTATAGATATATCTCTTATTAAAAAAGTAGAAAATAAACTTAAAATAGCATTGGAAAAGGCTGAAGAAAGTGACAGATTAAAATCGGCATTTTTAGCAAATATGAGTCACGAAATAAGAACTCCTATGAATGGAATTTTAGGTTTTAGTCAATTGCTGAGTAAAGATAATTTATCCAAAGAAAAAAAAGACAATTATCTGGATATACTTGATCAGAATGGGAAACAGCTATTAGAGATTATTAATAACATAATCGAAATATCTTATCTGGAAGTAAAGCAATTAAAAACCTTTATTGCTCCTTTTTCAATATCAAAACTTTTTACCGATTTAGAAATATTTTTTGATCATGAAAAATTAAAATACAATAAAGCTCACATAAAAATCTCCTTTATAAATAAGGTTCCTAAACAATTTGATGAAATTAATTCTGATTTGGGAAAAATAAAGCAGGTATTAATTAACCTGATAAATAATGCCTTTAAATTTACAACAGAGGGTTTTATAGAAATAAAAGTAGACTTAAATAATTCTCTGCTTGAATTTTCTGTAGAAGATAGTGGAATTGGCATTCCCAAAGAAAAACAAGATATTATTTTTCAACGATTTAGACAGATAGAAAATGCTCACACTCGCCAATTTGGGGGCGCTGGTCTTGGACTTCCCATATCCAAGGGAATTATAGAATTACTAAATGGTGAAATGTACTTAAAATCTGAAGAGCAATCAGGCTCAAAATTTATATTCATAATTCCACATTCAGCAGATCAATCAAAAAATATACCAATAAAAAAGTAA
- a CDS encoding DUF3332 domain-containing protein — MKKVNVFLLACLFFILSIGQTGCYGPFRLTKNLHEWNSTVGDKFINALVFFAFIVIPVYEVAVLVDGVVLNTIEFWTGDNPIAMKEGEKDVQIVKKDGKKYRITASKNKFHIEQIKGPDKGRYADLLFDPATESWSLKDGDKDLQKLVSIQEEANLIEIYKPNGDIISLNPDNYNLAEIKQQVEGKSINWALK; from the coding sequence ATGAAAAAAGTAAATGTTTTTCTATTGGCTTGCCTCTTTTTTATTCTTAGCATAGGACAAACCGGATGTTATGGCCCCTTTCGTTTAACCAAAAACTTACACGAGTGGAATAGTACTGTTGGCGATAAATTTATAAATGCACTGGTATTTTTTGCATTTATAGTTATACCGGTTTACGAAGTTGCAGTTTTAGTTGATGGAGTTGTTCTTAACACTATAGAATTCTGGACTGGCGATAATCCAATTGCCATGAAAGAAGGCGAAAAAGATGTACAAATTGTAAAAAAAGATGGTAAAAAGTACCGTATTACCGCTAGCAAAAACAAATTTCATATCGAACAAATTAAAGGTCCGGATAAAGGAAGATATGCCGACTTACTTTTCGATCCTGCAACAGAAAGCTGGAGTTTGAAAGATGGAGACAAAGATTTACAAAAGCTAGTTAGCATTCAGGAAGAAGCTAATCTTATTGAAATATACAAACCTAATGGAGATATAATTTCTCTTAATCCTGACAATTATAATCTGGCAGAAATAAAACAGCAAGTAGAAGGAAAATCTATAAACTGGGCTTTAAAATAG
- a CDS encoding ammonium transporter, with amino-acid sequence MEETLTLDTLQTTITATGHSLDVVWVLISAALVMFMQPGFAMAEAGFTRSKNTANILMKNLLDFAVGSISFFLVGYALMFGTDIGGLIGKLPFMEDVAPEIDLSFLMFQTVFAATAATIVSGAVAERTEFKAYLFFSIITTAIIYPISGHWIWGGGWLSELGFHDFAGSTVVHSVGAWMGLVGAILIGPRIGKYNGKANAIPGHNLTFAALGVFILWFGWFGFNAGSQLAASGTENTKAISHIFLTTNLSAAAGTLAALGISWLRYKRPTLSLSLNGSLAGLVAITAGCDIVSPEAAIIIGLLAGTALVFGVEFIDKVLRIDDPVGAITVHGVNGALGTIMVGFFAKEGGLFYGGGFGLLGVQILGVLAVAAWAIGTAFVLFKILNVTIGLRVPARIEEEGLDIYEHGEKAYH; translated from the coding sequence ATGGAAGAAACACTTACTTTAGATACGCTACAAACAACAATAACAGCAACCGGACATTCATTAGATGTAGTATGGGTTTTAATATCAGCAGCATTAGTAATGTTTATGCAACCTGGATTTGCCATGGCAGAAGCCGGATTTACCAGATCAAAAAATACAGCCAATATTCTCATGAAAAATCTTTTGGATTTTGCAGTAGGTTCTATTAGTTTTTTTCTTGTTGGATATGCTTTAATGTTTGGAACTGATATCGGTGGATTAATCGGGAAACTACCTTTTATGGAAGATGTAGCTCCAGAAATCGACTTATCTTTCCTTATGTTTCAAACCGTATTTGCCGCCACTGCAGCAACTATTGTTTCGGGAGCAGTAGCAGAACGTACAGAATTTAAAGCTTACCTATTTTTTAGTATTATAACAACAGCTATTATTTATCCAATATCAGGTCATTGGATATGGGGAGGCGGCTGGTTAAGTGAACTTGGATTTCACGACTTTGCAGGTTCAACAGTTGTACACTCTGTAGGTGCATGGATGGGATTAGTTGGTGCTATTCTTATTGGTCCTCGTATTGGTAAATACAACGGAAAAGCCAATGCAATACCTGGTCACAACCTTACTTTTGCAGCGCTTGGTGTATTTATTTTATGGTTTGGATGGTTTGGATTTAACGCCGGATCTCAATTAGCAGCAAGCGGTACAGAAAATACAAAAGCAATTTCTCATATATTCTTAACCACCAACCTATCGGCTGCCGCTGGAACTTTAGCAGCACTGGGAATAAGCTGGTTACGATACAAACGTCCGACATTATCATTATCCTTAAATGGATCACTAGCTGGCTTAGTAGCAATTACAGCCGGTTGTGATATCGTATCTCCTGAAGCTGCAATAATAATTGGTCTTCTTGCTGGTACAGCTCTTGTTTTTGGGGTAGAATTTATCGATAAAGTACTAAGAATAGACGACCCTGTTGGAGCAATTACAGTTCATGGTGTAAATGGAGCATTAGGTACCATTATGGTCGGATTCTTCGCAAAAGAAGGCGGACTATTTTACGGAGGAGGATTTGGCCTTCTTGGCGTACAAATTTTAGGAGTACTTGCCGTTGCTGCATGGGCAATTGGAACAGCTTTTGTTCTATTCAAAATATTAAATGTAACAATCGGTCTTCGAGTTCCTGCAAGAATAGAGGAAGAAGGTTTAGATATATATGAACACGGAGAAAAAGCATACCACTAG
- a CDS encoding P-II family nitrogen regulator yields MKKIEAIIRKTKFEDVKKGLHEIGIDYFSFWDVRGVGKSVEERVYRGVTYDTSSIERTLISFIIRDKFVDASIVSIRENAFTGEIGDGRIFIYDVQDAYRIRTGDSGDRSLYDEE; encoded by the coding sequence ATGAAAAAAATCGAAGCAATTATACGCAAAACAAAATTCGAAGATGTAAAAAAAGGCCTTCACGAAATAGGAATAGACTATTTTTCATTCTGGGATGTAAGAGGCGTTGGTAAATCTGTAGAAGAAAGAGTTTATCGTGGTGTAACCTATGATACCAGCAGCATTGAAAGAACACTAATCTCTTTTATTATTCGCGACAAATTTGTCGATGCCAGTATCGTAAGCATTCGTGAAAATGCATTCACTGGGGAAATAGGCGATGGAAGAATATTTATTTATGATGTTCAGGATGCCTATAGAATTCGTACCGGTGATTCGGGCGATCGTTCATTATATGATGAAGAATAA
- the hisG gene encoding ATP phosphoribosyltransferase: protein MGEKLKIAVQKSGRLKEDSLKILKECGISIDNGKDQLKASAFNFPLEVLYLRNSDIPQYVEDGVADIAIIGENVVIEKQKELDVLQKLGFSKCRLAMAIPKDVEYTGLDFFNGKKLATSYPNSLRQFLAANNLDCDIHEISGSVEIAPNIGLADGICDLVSSGSTLFKNGLTEVEEILVSEACLVANKNINDLKSAILDRLLFRMKSVLAAKNNKYILLNAPNDKIDDIIKVLPGMNSPTIMPLAKEGWSSLHSVITENDFWGVIDQLKLNGAEGILIIPIQKMVL, encoded by the coding sequence ATGGGCGAAAAATTAAAAATCGCAGTACAAAAATCAGGACGACTAAAAGAAGATTCTCTAAAAATTTTAAAAGAATGTGGAATTTCTATCGATAATGGAAAAGATCAGTTAAAGGCGAGTGCATTTAATTTTCCTTTAGAAGTTTTGTATCTTAGAAACTCAGATATTCCTCAGTATGTTGAAGATGGAGTTGCAGATATTGCAATAATTGGAGAAAATGTAGTTATAGAAAAGCAGAAGGAACTCGATGTTCTTCAAAAATTGGGATTTTCTAAATGCAGACTGGCAATGGCTATTCCAAAAGATGTGGAGTATACAGGTTTGGATTTTTTTAATGGTAAAAAACTCGCAACTTCTTATCCTAATTCGCTGCGACAATTTTTAGCTGCAAATAATTTAGATTGTGATATTCACGAAATTTCGGGATCGGTAGAGATTGCACCTAATATTGGTTTGGCCGATGGAATATGCGATTTGGTAAGTTCCGGGAGTACTCTTTTTAAGAATGGATTAACCGAAGTAGAAGAGATTCTTGTTTCTGAAGCCTGTTTGGTAGCCAATAAAAATATTAATGATTTAAAAAGTGCAATTTTAGATCGTTTGTTATTCAGAATGAAATCGGTACTTGCCGCAAAAAATAACAAGTATATTTTATTGAATGCACCTAATGATAAGATTGATGATATTATAAAAGTTCTCCCTGGAATGAATAGTCCTACAATTATGCCTTTGGCAAAAGAAGGATGGAGTTCATTACACTCTGTAATTACTGAGAATGATTTTTGGGGAGTTATCGACCAGCTTAAATTAAACGGAGCAGAAGGTATTTTGATAATTCCAATCCAAAAAATGGTACTATAG